The Astatotilapia calliptera unplaced genomic scaffold, fAstCal1.2 U_scaffold_133, whole genome shotgun sequence genome contains a region encoding:
- the LOC113017479 gene encoding RNA-binding protein 34-like produces MKKKAHNREVSPGQQSADYTVGQVSGSLFQKNSAASGSLSALFSTAAASTALLFKPAPLPVQKSTETKEQKQKSPQVKGQPRQEKQQQPAKEKSAANQELEKRESGLQKADEDEDGPEKPNRKRKRQTSESGRENDTEYWVMKRQRLKASKAQETLKKKRTVFVGNLPISCTKKTLRSLFRDKGSIESIRFRSVVREDPSMSRKVAAIKRKVHPKKQSINAYVVFKDEDGITKALERNGMEIEKDFHIRVDRVADSSSHDHKRSVFVGNLSFDINELTFRRHFEECGTVEAVRLVRDKNSGLGKGFGYVLFESTDSVQLALKLDGSKLEGRSIRVKRSLKKEKQKSNGDGKATTRKTGKTLKTGSGRERAAGRGAFKSPRKVMGNQRKLSRSSASFKGEMADPDKKTKKKALKKKRVKPEKSVHI; encoded by the exons ATGAAGAAGAAAGCCCACAACAG AGAGGTGTCGCCAGGACAACAGTCAGCTGACTACACAGTGGGTCAGGTGTCAGGAAGCTTATTCCAGAAGAACTCTGCAGCCTCTGGATCCCTGTCGGCTTtattcagcacagcagcagcatccaCAGCGCTGCTGTTCAAGCCTGCGCCTCTG CCGGttcaaaaaagcacagaaaccaaagagcagaagcagaaaagcccacaggtcaaaggtcagccacgccaggagaagcagcagcagccagctaAGGAGAAatcagcagccaatcaggagctGGAAAAAAG AGAGAGTGGTTTACAAAAGGCAGACGAGGATGAGGACGGGCCagaaaaacccaacaggaagaggaagagacaAACCTCCGAGTCGGGCAGAGAGAACGACACAGAGTACTGGGTGATGaagagacagaggctgaaggCCAGCAAGGCGCAGGAGACCTTGAAGAAGAAAAGGACTGTGTTTGTCGGCAACCTTCCCATCAGCTGCACCAAGAAG ACCCTGCGGAGCCTCTTCAGGGATAAAGGATCCATCGAATCTATTCGCTTTCGCTCTGTG GTCAGAGAGGACCCCTCCATGTCTCGTAAAGTAGCTGCTATCAA GCGCAAAGTCCACCCAAAGAAGCAGAGCATCAATGCCTACGTAGTGTTTAAAGATGAAGATGGCATCACCAAAGCTTTGGAGAG GAATGGCATGGAGATAGAGAAAGACTTTCACATCCGAGTGGACAGAGTGGCCGACAGCTCATCT CACGACCACAAGCGTTCTGTTTTCGTGGGGAATCTCTCATTTG ACATCAACGAGCTGACTTTTCGAAGGCATTTCGAAGAGTGTGGGACAGTGGAGGCAGTGCGACTGGTGCGAGACAAGAACTCGGGCTTGGGGAAAGGATTTGGTTACGTCCTGTTTGAG AGTACCGATTCTGTGCAGCTGGCGTTGAAACTGGACGGCTCAAAGCTGGAGGGCAGATCCATCCGGGTGAAGAGGTCACTGAAGAAGGAGAAGCAGAAGAGTAACGGTGATGGCAAAGCAACAACAAGGAAGACCGGCAAGACTCTGAAGACGGGTTCTGGACGGGAGAGGGCGGCTGGTCGAGGAGCTTTCAAGTCCCCAAGGAAGGTGATGGGAAACCAGCGCAAGTTGAGCAGAAGCTCCGCTTCTTTCAAAGGAGAGATGGCAGATCCAGACAAAAAGACTAAAAAGAAAGCACTGAAGAAAAAGAGAGTGAAGCCAGAAAAGTCTGTTCATATTTAA
- the LOC113017478 gene encoding tubulin-specific chaperone E-like has product MGVDEAEVPVDAVGKRVSCGGERATVRYFGPVPPTAGLWLGVEWDNPDRGKHDGSHEGVQYFTCRHPTGGSFVRPAKVSFGVDYLTAVRQEYKIDSEEVLSEEISISKKKLKWGNIKERGFESLPSVLLSRSDVSWSGADGEIRTTTPNVEWLDLTGTLMSCWEDVATISQQLDRLEGLQLSYNRLRLPPDPSALRHAFSALKVVVLNGCQLTWPQILECAPMWPQLEDLCVEENSITELQRPEGLLQSLKSLSLSSNPLVQDSVLSLSALPRLEQLNLSKTGLSVIQFEDAAPGSHTAAYAALKNLNLDHNSITEWFVVNELAKLPSLVRLSCRGNKLVSRDGNPKTANQMLIAKLGQLVVLNSCEIHADDRRGAELDYIKMFGEEWLKAGGRSQPSPQFICEHPRYQALISKYGAPEEGELRKPEPFALKNQLLKITFVFPDDANRKPLEKKLPASMVVQKVKGLLYRLLKVPAADLRLTYTSPKMVGTEFEIDSDLKTLQFYSIEDGDQVLVRWS; this is encoded by the exons ATGGGAGTAGACGAGGCGGAGGTGCCGGTGGATGCGGTGGGTAAGCGGGTGTCCTGCGGCGGGGAGCGGGCCACAGTGCGCTACTTTGGACCTGTACCCCCCACAGCAG GTCTGTGGCTGGGTGTGGAGTGGGACAACCCCGACAGAGGCAAACATGACGGCAGCCACGAGGGAGTGCAGTATTTCACGTGCAG ACACCCCACAGGAGGCTCCTTCGTCCGTCCGGCAAAGGTGAGCTTTGGAGTGGACTATCTGACCGCCGTGCGACAGGAGTACAAGATCGACTCAGAGGAGGTGCTGAGTGAGGAGATCTCCATCTCCAAGAAGAAGCTCAAGTGGGGGAACATCAAGGAGCGTGG tTTTGAGAGCCTTCCCTCAGTGCTGCTGAGCCGCTCTGACGTGAGCTGGTCTGGTGCTGATGGGGAAATCAGGACCACAACTCCCA ATGTGGAGTGGCTGGACCTGACTGGGACTCTGATGTCGTGCTGGGAGGATGTggccaccatcagccagcagctgGACAGACTGGAAGGACTGCAGCtcag TTACAACAGACTCCGTTTGCCCCCTGACCCCTCGGCTCTACGCCACGCTTTCTCAGCCCTCAAAGTCGTCGTGCTCAACGGCTGCCAGCTCACCTGGCCACAG ATTCTGGAATGCGCTCCCATGTGGCCACAGCTGGAGGACCTGTGTGTGGAAGAAAACAGCatcacagagctgcagag GCCTGAGGGACTGCTGCAGTCGCTGAAGAGTCTGAGCTTGTCCAGTAATCCTTTGGTGCAGGACAGCGTGCTCAGTTTATCTGCTCTGCCCAG GCTGGAGCAGCTGAATTTATCCAAGACCGGACTGTCTGTCATTCAGTTTGAAGATGCTGCCCCCG GGTCTCACACAGCCGCGTATGCAGCGCTGAAGAACCTCAACCTGGACCACAACAGCATCACTGAG TGGTTTGTGGTGAACGAGCTGGCCAAACTTCCCAGTTTGGTCCGGCTTTCTTGCCGTGGCAACAAGCTGGTGAGCAGGGATGGAAACCcgaaaacagccaatcagatgctgATCGCTAAACTGGGACAGCTGGTTGTGCTGAACAGCTGCGAG ATTCACGCTGACGACAGGAGGGGAGCGGAGCTCGACTATATCAAGATGTTTGGAGAGGAGTGGCTAAAGGCGGGTGGGCGGAGTCAGCCCAGCCCTCAGTTCATCTGTGAACACCCTCGTTATCAGGCCCTCATCAGCA AGTATGGTGCTCCTGAGGAAGGCGAGCTGAGGAAGCCGGAGCCTTTTGCCCTGAAAAATCAGCTGTTAA AGATTACCTTTGTGTTTCCGGACGATGCTAACCGCAAACCACTGGAGAAGAAACTTCCAG CCTCCATGGTTGTGCAGAAGGTGAAGGGCCTGCTGTACAGGCTGCTCAAGGTCCCTGCAGCAGATCTGAGGCTCACCTACACCAGCCCCAAG ATGGTGGGGACAGAGTTCGAGATCGACAGTGACCTGAAAACACTGCAGTTTTACTCCATAGAGGATGGAGACCAGGTGCTGGTGCGCTGGTCCTGA